One stretch of Candida orthopsilosis Co 90-125, chromosome 3 draft sequence DNA includes these proteins:
- a CDS encoding Zcf34 transcription factor (transcription factor with zinc cluster DNA-binding motif), translating to MQTRNRKVLSCDRCRRRKIKCDRLQPCKTCHRLKRECSYTLAIESMEAAKSKSRQTTTESTGLAEIPPTNSGAVPTAGQWGEWRSANNVPPVSFKSSNSSGDTNIAQPVSFQENEHGLSPDLSEVLLLKQRIQELEIQLKTEQSSNKNRPNSIPATTWPRTTQPKSGQTNFTYSFTDGKPLLLSDRPFPYMLLMRREGGSKLLYNLLARDGKKDGHLLTSSLMLCELNTVRLGEVKEKARMVLGEYYIPRPGEETLNTEELKKRIASNHYGLQFTTPDVDWRDPIACYFSLIPPAWVCKKLLDLWFKEIYVFMPIIDEQDFRSALSRILGPQLNDDYINTFPNVDSSDDLAILVMHLIILRATYLSLWDLNGNSISPLSQYTVTYDAVRAAETIMKEFDFTCRQSLTVVQAGLMFRSYVIVAPEAYLTGSAAQMKSGPIVQLCYALGLNRDPSCFKDQSPKMQNLRRKIWHYVVRMDVACSAIFGTVLSTDVNTYDCPLPEFSVDTANCYDLKLEQAIIDTFHQSNNVYLMCRKLADYHLIASDTFQVEQVVRILEGLEAILAKTCGNVKPLFNQPLVDGIGIFTMQVYMEIKLFMAYTYYCLHLYHESEENHLLSSKYFIKTTTILLQDLGDLNTYIFSSANTSTNVLLAAKLTEFYLHFNLMVFTGIRLRLKCYMQLKSFNEENGGEKSLENEILLKLENQLKVYTHAQAIKLGELGKKYRYSLMLRGMHMITIKLCDQFQYLYDANDSQSIREAAIKLPLEVLQKFSQKLDVYQLSKTEELFDFSDEGLIVEMGRQNLWDQLKMIETEETVTSTWIEKTKKFNKFAEDMKLGLNYNLGFDLPTIGLNLFSS from the coding sequence ATGCAAACAAGGAATAGAAAAGTATTGAGTTGCGACAGGTGTCGTCgaagaaaaattaaatgTGACAGATTACAGCCTTGTAAAACATGCCATCGGTTAAAAAGAGAATGTCTGTACACGTTGGCAATAGAGTCAATGGAAGCCgccaaatcaaaatctcGACAAACCACTACCGAGTCCACTGGGCTTGCCGAAATACCGCCAACAAATTCAGGTGCTGTACCTACTGCTGGACAATGGGGAGAGTGGAGATCAGCGAACAATGTGCCACCAGTATCTTTTAAAAGCTCCAACTCCTCGGGTGACACAAATATTGCTCAACCAGTCTCCTTCCAAGAAAATGAGCACGGGTTGAGTCCTGATTTAAGCGAAGTGCTTTTGCTTAAACAAAGAATACAAGAACTAGAGATTCAATTAAAGACCGAGCAATCGTCCAATAAGAACAGACCGAATTCAATTCCCGCTACTACATGGCCAAGAACAACACAGCCAAAATCTGGTCAGACAAATTTTACTTACAGTTTTACAGACGGTAAACCTTTGCTTTTATCAGATAGACCCTTCCCATACATGCTCTTGATGAGACGTGAAGGGGGTTCTAAATTGTTATATAATCTTTTGGCTCGAGATGGCAAGAAAGATGGTCATTTGCTTACATCATCCTTAATGCTTTGTGAACTCAATACAGTTAGATTAGGAGAGGTTAAAGAGAAAGCTCGAATGGTACTCGGCGAATATTACATTCCACGTCCAGGAGAAGAAACTTTAAACACTgaggaattgaaaaagaggaTTGCTTCGAATCATTATGGATTACAATTCACTACCCCCGATGTGGACTGGAGAGATCCAATTGCTTGTTACTTTAGTTTAATACCACCAGCATGGGTATGTAAGAAATTGCTTGATCTCTGGTTCAAAGAGATTTACGTATTCATGCcaatcattgatgaacAGGATTTTAGGTCAGCATTGAGTAGAATTTTGGGGCCCCAACTTAACGATGACTACATCAATACGTTTCCAAATGTCGATTCATCTGACGACTTGGCGATTTTAGTAATGCATTTGATTATACTAAGAGCGACATATTTGTCTTTGTGGGACTTGAACGGGAACAGCATCTCACCACTAAGTCAGTATACTGTGACGTATGACGCTGTAAGAGCAGCAGAGACAATTATGAAAGAGTTTGATTTCACCTGTCGGCAGAGCTTGACTGTTGTTCAAGCAGGGCTAATGTTTAGATCCTACGTAATAGTTGCACCCGAAGCTTATTTGACCGGAAGTGCCGCACAGATGAAACTGGGtccaattgttcaactcTGCTATGCTCTAGGGTTAAATAGAGATCCATCTTGCTTCAAAGATCAGTCTCCAAAAATGCAAAACTTGCGTCGAAAGATATGGCACTATGTTGTTCGAATGGATGTTGCTTGCTCGGCAATTTTTGGAACTGTTTTGTCAACGGATGTCAATACATATGACTGTCCCTTACCTGAATTCCTGGTTGATACCGCAAACTGCTATGATCTCAAATTGGAACAAGCTATTATTGatacttttcatcaatcaaacaatgTGTACCTAATGTGCAGAAAATTGGCAGATTACCATTTAATTGCTAGTGATACTTTCCAAGTGGAGCAAGTGGTTAGGATACTTGAAGGCTTGGAGGCGATATTAGCCAAAACGTGTGGCAATGTAAAGCCATTATTTAATCAACCACTTGTTGATGGCATTGGTATTTTCACGATGCAAGTTTACATGGAAATAAAGCTTTTCATGGCTTATACATACTATTGTTTACATTTGTATCACGAAAGCGAAGAAAATCATCTTTTGCTGTCTAAATACTTTATCAAAACGACAACGATTTTATTACAAGATTTGGGTGATTTAAACACATATATATTCCTGAGTGCCAATACGAGTACCAATGTATTACTCGCGGCTAAATTGACAGAGTTTTATTTgcatttcaatttgatggtGTTTACAGGTATCCGATTGAGGTTGAAGTGTTATATGCAACtaaaatcattcaatgaGGAGAATGGAGGAGAAAAGAGCcttgaaaatgaaatacTTCTCAAGCTAGAAAATCAGTTGAAGGTGTATACCCATGCACAAGCGATAAAACTTGGAGAATTAGGAAAGAAGTATAGGTATTCCTTAATGTTGAGAGGAATGCATATGATCACCATAAAATTGTGTGATCAGTTCCAATACTTGTATGATGCCAACGATTCGCAGTCAATTAGAGAAGCTGCAATCAAATTGCCACTTgaagttttgcaaaaatttaGTCAAAAGCTAGATGTTTACCAATTGTCAAAGACTGAAGAACTATTTGATTTTAGTGATGAAGGcttgattgttgaaatggGTAGACAAAATTTATGggatcaattgaaaatgatcGAAACTGAAGAGACAGTAACTAGTACATGGATTGAAAAGACCAAGAAATTTAACAAGTTTGCTGAGGATATGAAACTAGGACTTAATTACAATCTCGGATTTGATCTACCGACCATTGGATTGAATCTATTCTCAAGCTGA